From the Lampris incognitus isolate fLamInc1 chromosome 10, fLamInc1.hap2, whole genome shotgun sequence genome, one window contains:
- the LOC130120038 gene encoding PWWP domain-containing DNA repair factor 3B-like: MAKRAREARRSANERLVDFITKLKGSDKRLLEIITGEGSSKWLVNFRSAKPDRVFTYLEEDDQIDEVFKDINLVFKGATKCAPYVPTTEFQRVSFVLDVLMPEAIVHALVAVENLSLAEAQRRFNAGPLYDESEVQEFNDIIKMQKRQ; the protein is encoded by the exons ATGGCAAAACGTGCAAGAGAAGCCCGCAGGTCTGCCAATGAAAGATTGGTGGACTTCATCACGAAGCTGAAGGGGTCGGACAAACGGCTACTG GAAATAATCACAGGTGAAGGCAGCTCCAAGTGGCTGGTGAATTTCAGGTCTGCGAAACCAGACAGGGTCTTCACCTACCTGGAAGAAGACGACCAAATTGATGAAGTTTTTAAGGACATCAACTTGGTCTTCAAAGGAGCCACAAAATGTGCACCTTATGTCCCAAcgacagagttccagagagtcagcttcgtgttagatgtgctgatgcctgag GCCATTGTCCATGCTCTTGTGGCAGTGGAAAACCTCTCTCTAGCTGAGGCACAGAGAAGATTTAACGCGGGACCATTGTATGATgaaag tgaagtgcaagaatttaatgatattatcaagatgcagaagaggcagtag